In the genome of Arachis stenosperma cultivar V10309 chromosome 2, arast.V10309.gnm1.PFL2, whole genome shotgun sequence, the window ataaataatattacagacattaaccaatacaattcctatccctcttacagaatatatcaagataaaggcgagggtacaataaaccatgactaaaacaatacagagcatctcaataacaaataattaaactcttcataacttctgcgcccaaatcctgaaaggggaaaaatgtagggggtgagaacatcatcctcgaaagggttctcagtagagggttttttgggaattactgtaataggatacatgaagataaaccgtaccagtgattaataaccatcttatgcctcttttaaaaaacaacagtttacaaataaagtaaagtcagaaatcttttcggaaagaggaaccgttcaattttcaaaacatcaaaagcatttcaaaaaggtttatctatactgaaccaaaataacctttcatatcttattccaaaccagaaccacaaaaccgaaatcaaccatcggtccatctcattcaaccacggccctaggcccaaacaatccaaccacaaccaatccaccacaacCCAACATAGTTCCagaagcaaacacaagtaggaagatgtaaacacaaacaaacagttattgcaagtagaacaattaacagttaatcacataggcaaaccaagtacaatatgcatacccaaacaatgtcacatagatgcatatgatgcatgcctgtccctagtggctgatgatatcatctgtcggttaccaagccaacccgacgtgtccggtagctaacccggacacagtctctctgttgcgcattattatcattagagggtatctgcgccctgtcgccattagagggtatatgcgccctgtcgccattagagggtatctgcgccctgtcgccattagagggtatcggtgccctgtcacccttacaactagagagaaaacacaagcatactcgcttacaactttcatctcagccatccggctcacggttcaatccagaaccaatcaacttatcaataaatacagcccttcggcttaaattcataattcataattagCCATACGGCTCATAACTCATTCGGCAATCAGCCATAGTTCAatagcatacacagccattccggctcataTCAAAATAGCAATTCCACCatccaacatcatcaaattcataaatcGGCATTTAAaccataaatcactttttctcaaatcatttcactttgaaatcaagtttcaactcttttcagccttggctttaaagatctcatttctcaaatcatctcaggctcataagccaaatttactcaaaatgagttccctttttaaaacaaagccactctcggcattctctttccaaaacttccaaaaccatggcaagttaaggatttatttcaaagtattcaaaaccacccatccaacaatgagattttataacaaaagtttctcggcagagtcccaagtctttagggaaggccAACTTACATCAATTCCtcaaaattcattgaaactcttaaaatcataaattcttggttcaagtaaataaaactgaatttattataaaaccgaaccatacaaaatcacaagttccaacacggtccaaaaatcaactcatttgaaacggaaccggttcatttgaatcaaaccactttcagatttctttttggaacccatttttccaactcttccaaaatgcctcaaacttgattactcaatcaaaagtctaggttcctttaaaaatcactaaaaactcctttttatattgaaatcaatgttagagcatcattctttccttcagtgattcaaatggtaaaaatagttcatttctaaataagccgaatTCAAAGTATAAggttcattaaataaaataagcttgaaaacataaatattctcttaataagtcaaataatacaatttctcaaatccaaccctttttaaataacttttcaaacaaggttaggattttgtagaaatttcgacagcacctcccctaaaacttggacttttgccacccggttcgggtcccaactaaaccatttctcagtccttttcaacagctcaaaaccagaaatcaattcaaagcaagctaaatccaacaactgcctcagtggcgtatctcaaggataccatataaaaatcaactcaatatcaaatcaatataactcatttccaaagctttaaagaaacggttcaataacaaatcatttgtccaaaaccaaatcaattaaaataaaccagGCTGAGTTTtaaagtgcattcgacttttcaaatcatcaaaataattaactcaaatcaaatcaattctcaacggattaaactcagattcaaatctttaaagaatcaagtTCAAACATTATATTTCACAAGCCGCACgacaattcagccaaaccaacatccataatcattcgagtcaattaaataatacataaggcagatacaatcaccaaatacataATATCTCACAtaagtatccatatgtaataattccaatacataaaacatagtttttggaaagcgcccctacctcaaaacgcaattccataacccaaacgCGTCACAGAATCCTTTCCGCCTCGACCCAAAATCACTGGCAATCAAAATCTCGGCTATGCTCGCTCTCTCAAAAGCAGAGACAGCCCCAAAGGCACAAGTAAACCGGATTCTAGCTCCTAAAACCATTAACATTACGATTACTTTATTACACAGAACAGAACACTAATGCAAGGCTTTCCAAACAGAATTTACTTACTGAAATAACAAAATAGGGCAGCCACAGCTCTATATTAGCCTAGCAACGGCTCCGTCAGTGGCCAGAAGCTCCAGTGGCTCAGCAACAAACCTCCATTTTTGACAAGAAACCCCATAAAGTTAATCTTACAACATATATTCATCCGAATCCATAGCCATAGATAATTAGAACGATTACGGTTTGAGTTTCAGAGCGCAAGGGGCTTACTGTAATAAAAAGGAATGGCAGAATGGAGCAGCGGCTCCGGCGGCTACCTCCTGTAGCAACCACACCGTCTCACGGCAACCAGAGGCACATCGGGGTTTCTTGGCGGTACAAGCGGCGGTGGTTGGGCACGGTTCTGCCTCTTCTCCTCTGCGCGACCCAGCGGCTGGCCACCATCAACAGAAATAGAGAGGTGATGTCGGTAGCTGGACTTGTCGACGACAGCGGCGGCAAGGGAACCGGCGACGACGAAGACGGCACAGACAGCGGCAGCGGCGCGGCGCTCTTGGCGGCGTCCTCATCTCTTGCGCGACTGGAGAAACAGAAGCGGAGCTCCATCGTGACTCTCCCTCTGCCATGGACGGCGACACACAGCAGTGAGAGATCCGGCGGCGGTGGCGCTACGGCATCGCGAACAGCTCGCCTCCCACTTCGCACCACACCACTTCTGCCTCCCTCAAACCCAGCGTCGTTCTCCCCTGCTCCTTCGAACTCGTCGGCGAGGGACCTATGACGGCACAGCGGGTCGTGCTCCTTCTTCTCCATCGGTGGCAGCACAGGCGTTAGCGACGGCGACCCGTGGTGGCAGTGACGCGGcttgctctctctctctctctattagCAACGGCGCAGGGAAGGCGGCGACGGCAGTGGAGAAGCCCACCGGTGCCAGCGCCCCTCCCCCTTCTCTTATCCTCCCTGCCGCACTCAGTCTTCCTCTCCCTCTCTGCctcaatttctttctttcatgGAAAATGGGAAGccgtgtgtgtgtgtgtgttttagGGGAAGGGAGGTTTGCGGCTGCTGCTGCAGCTTCTAAGTGGGTGGGTTGTTGATGGGGAAACGGGTAACGGGTTAGGGTTTCCgggttagggtttcattttcaaaaattagggttaggggcatTTTAGTAATCTTACTTAAAAATAGGGATAATatagaaattagaaataaattctaatccaaCAAAATTAATGTATAGAAATACTATTTGCTCCTCcgttttacaaattattttcaataaaatgcccaaatctaaaaattagaaataatatacttaatttcttcattttccaaaatagcagtaataatatttaaaatattactcatttaatcaaaatcatgtaaaatccatattatttcataactatcaaccttatactttaaatatagaaaataatccaataattgtgaaattggataaaatcataacttatctcaaatccaataaatcaaaacttgccttaattatctataataaaataatctctgaAATTAAGGTTATAAacaactatatgatttgagacttactcataaaaagacttttcaaatattctgggtcttacattaattaatttgatttggtgtttgaattttatattaGGAGACTAATTTAATTGTTGACTGTGAAATTCAACAATCCAAAATGATTAAAAACTTAAAAGAGAGATCTATCATTGATTGCTGTCTCTTTTGTATTGCCACTAAggattttattcaaattttttctttaaatgatTTTGGGGTGATTCACACCCTTTTACAAACATTATTATAAGCTATGAACCATTcatataaaaattctaaatatatatatatataatgaagatattttaattattttttataataaaaatattatagttatttattttaaaaaatattaatttaaatgatTCAATGTTTGaatcattaaattttttgttaaatcgATTTATTtagtctaattttaataaaaataatataatttaatcgattatatatatattaaattttaattaataaaaaatatcttaaagaaaagacattttaaatttttttatttaaataattctCATAAGTTATAGTTTCAATATGACAGTGAAGTCTCTTTTAACTTCATGCAAGATGAAAGTTATCTTTTTATAAGAAACTTTTTTAAGGCATCTTATATTAGGAAAATCCAGTGTTAGTACATATATTATTGCATGTTATTAGGTAAATGCATGGAGCCACacaatatatgtatatagtacccttttttttacgttattCTTTATGTTAAAGGTTAATTTGTTATATATCTgaagtttatttaaaaatttattattgatcaataaattattatataaataaaataaattttaaatttttaatatttaattaaatagtAAACAAGTAAATTGATCACACTACAATAATATAGACTATTTTTTAGGATTATTatgtgtaaaaaaaattaaaatttgtcaaaaaacaaaatttgacactattttaactataaaaatatgttaataaatattttgtcaaaaatagtatttttaacatataagtaattgtaaaaaaaatttaaatcttattttgataaatattggtcataaaaaaataatttattaaaaaattttgagaatatattttttgtaatacTTATTAACcgtcaaaaatattatttattttgatgcTTATGaccataaaaaattttcaacaaaaattttcaataaaGAATGAGATGAGATTTTGAAACTAAAGATTAAACTGAGATTTTGAAGATGAAAAATGAATAGTGTGATTCCAAACTGAGAACAATGTGATGCCAAAATTGACGGAGCTTAACGAAAAAAGGAATAATGGAGtaagttaaaaataaatgaGTGTCAAAATTGAAGAGtaattttttacaataaaattattcataaaaaaaacataaaaaatttaacatttgtgatatttataaaaaatatatattaatttttacactTAACTATGaccattaaaaaaatcatattaaaataattctcttttcttttcttgtaaaaaaatcatattaaaaaaaatatatattaaaatcataCTGCTACTCaacaaatttaaattagttataatACCTATTTATTTGGTAAGAAATGTGGATGATATCTCTTCCTcggttttgaatttttgctcTCACTTTTAGTTGAAGCCTAAACAAACCTAACAAAAATTAATGACACCTACTCCAATTAATTTCTTAAGTTTTTCCTTCCCTTTTCTTTTAACCTTATCCTTTGGTAAGTAAATCAGTGGGCTCATCTAGCTAGCTCGCAATATTTTTCTAAAAGGTTTTTCCCAAGTTAGAAAAAGTTGTTTTctgattttataaataaaaaaatatattaaatctttttcacaTGTTCCCAAACATTGATTCTCGCAAAAGAATCGTGTCTAATATGGTAATAAGCTTTGTGATTTTGATTCAAACCAAATACCATAATAGACAGTGAATGCTTTCGATGATGTGTTAAGGTTAAACACATCTCGTGCATACTAATCAAGTAATCATATAGGATAATAATATGAGATTGTAACAAAgtggaatattatatattattttatatgcacttttttatatattttgtatataattaataaaaatgaaaagaaaacaaaaatatataagatatatttaaaaaacattatttatataccaaatattattgatattcgtataaaaatataattattattaattaaatgtgtatttaaattatttttaattaataaaataaaaaatatatttaattattaaaaaaatacaaatatcaaaataatatttagtataaaaatGTATACAAAATGAAATTGATAAAAGAAATAGTACATAcaagaatatatatattatatatcacACTATATATATCACAGAGCAATTTAAGAATGGAAAAATATAGGGTACCAACATattatttgttaatttattGTCAATAATGattagttattatattttaaatatatatataaagagacacattcaaaaatatatttataaaggcacttttattaaaatatagctataaaaaaatatttttattagacacatccacAAAGATATTTCTATtaaacacaattataaataagagttggcagatATTAATAGAAATGGTGTTGGTAACGTAGTGAGATTGTTTAAGAATATTCTATCAAGTCAAgcaaattaaactaattaaattcAGTTCCATGTCACCGCTCATTACTAATTAAATCACTAATTTTTAATTCCTTACCGTCATTCAAAAGTAGAATATAAACTTGCATTGTATATAATGAGCCAAGCCATGCATCCACAAACATTCACAACcattatacaataaaataatattgttctagaaattaaaaaaagaaaggcAAATCGTACCCTAATTGGTATTCTAGAATCTAGAACAGAGGCAAAAAGAAGAGTAGTGGAAGGTGGAAAGTGGAAACTAGCTAGTTAGAACAAAAGTAAACAACCAAAAgcattatattatattatattcttcttatttattattatattattaccAGTTTAATTACTATACTACTATATGCATGCACTTTGCTTTGAGATTGCTTTCGTATTCTTTTGACAAATGGTccaattttttgttaaaaaaaaaaaaagaaattcagGTATAATCAACtttacataaaattaataattaagaacTATTAGATGATTTAActgatttaattaaatttttatttaatagcTCTCAATTATTAACTTCATGTGAAGTCAACCATACCTAAATTTTCACCTTAAAGAAAAAAGATGCTTTTTCAATCTTCTTCCtttttacaataaaaatttaagaatataaTATTCTCTCTCACACACCCTCtcgaaggaaaaaaaaaaaaaaaaagagatatgAACAGAAGAATATTCATTCAGTCCTTTATATAAATACAACACAAGGATTAAATACGTTACCACCGTCAGTACTcaacagaaaacagaaaaaacAAACTTCGAAagccttctctttctctctctctcaaagtGTGTTTTAAACGATCTAGGGTTACAGAATTCGATGCCACAGGTGGATTTGGAGTCGCTGGTTTCTGCATGCGCCGGAGGTTCCTCCGATCGGAAAGTAGCATGCGAGACAATCGCCGGCGACGTCGATACTACTGATTGGCCGCCGCCGGAATCGATCTGGCTCTCCGGCGAAGCTGAGTTCGACTGGTTGGACCGAAACGCCGTCGTTTACGAGCGGAAAGAATCCACGAAAGGAAGCTCCGTATTCGCCACGTCGAACCCTGGCTCCAACAACAACTCTCAGCGATTCTCCAAGAATCTGATGAAATCCAAAGCTGCGATTATCGGACTACCGAAATCGCAGAAATCGGCGTTCGCTGACGCAAGCCAGAGCCGCCGCATCCACCACAACCGGCAGGGAAACGCTAGGCTGTTTCCGAAGCGGAGCGCTTCCGTCGGAAAATCTGACTCCGCCGTCGTCGTATACGAGCCATCGTCGCCGAAGGTCTCGTGCATCGGTAGGGTTAGATCAAACCGGAACCGCCGTTTAAGAACTCGCCAGCGGAGCATATCCTCCTCCACCGCCGCTGGAGCTGCCACCTCCACCGTCACCATCGCGAGACAAAAATCTTGCCGGAGCGGGAGACGCAAAACCGGTTTCTTTGAAAGCCTTCGCGCCATTTTCAGATCCGGTCGACGAGGAAAACCGGTTCAGAAACCCGATCCATCTTCGGAGGATTCAtcgacgaagaagaagaagaataaaagaagCAACAGTAGAAAATCGCGCGGTGACAGTAGCAACAAAGCCATCCAAAACGACGAGTCGTTTAACGAATCGGTTTCCATTGAACCTCCTGGTTTGGGTAGCTTGAACCGGTTCGCATCAGGGAGAAGATCCGAATCGTGGAGAGTAGTAGGTGACTCGGAGATCCACGTGGCACAGTAAATTTTTTGGCGCCGTTCAAGTTCGGTTGGCGATTAGTCTTGAACTGCGGGCCCCAAAGTTTAAAAAGTCGTTGATTGCTTACGTGGCACGTTGAAAACGGTCACTAACTGTTTTCCTCACTCCTGTAAGAAGATAAAATGTATTTTTACAGcgtcctttttttcttttttcttttttttttctcattggaaaataaaaaaagaaagaagatagaGATAGCATGTAGTTGTGACTTTGAAGCGTGATATAATTTTTCTCCTTATTTTGTAAATATACGTGTTGCCATGTGCATATAAATTTTATGTGGAGCTGcttgataatataaaaaattacacttaaacaaattaaatttgtttgTTTAGATTAAGTAATGAAtgtgaaaataatttatttactaatatgataaattttttatataaactaAAGTTCTTACAATGAATATAAACCTTTGACTATGTATATAAGCCGTTGAAAACACTTAGATTCTATATTACGAATAATTACTTAATTAGtataaataattcaatataATCTAATATTCAACTCTCTTGCTTTAAGTCAGGATGATTTTGCATTTAAGTCATTGAAAAAACTTTTTATATGCAAAATGCATGCAGTTGTTTATTTTTATAGAATCTTATGcaaaattatatatttgtatgtgttattattttatttcaatatttTGTCTATTTAAAGTTTACTTATTTTCACACAAATAGTTTATTCTCAGTTTtggaattaaaaaatataacttttatacattaaatataatgtaagatatttttatatataccAATATTTAATCATATATTTGCACATGGATTTTCAGATAATGACATTGAGAATCAACTCTATTTGTATATGTAATTGATTGCGTATGATTGCAAATATATTTACTATGATAGTGCATAAAAATTGAACACAAAAATTAACGTAAAAGCACAAAGatgtaattttaataaatttagattgaaattaaataatatataaaaattgagtgAACATAATCAAACACTATGCCTTTAATAAAATCATGAATTAAATTTTAAGCCACTAATAGCCTAACAGTCTTGTGGTAAGAAATTTGTGTTTAGATTGAAGTTTTGAATTCCTGTCATATTGTCATAAATCAATGTATCGAAAAAAGAATCATGAAGTAAATTACTTATATATTAGTCTAGCTAGTGTGAATTTTGTCACTTGTAGCTGATAACGATTTTAATATAGTAGAATGAATACTAATGTTTGACGACTCCAACACATTTAATTGAGCTAGAAAAATGCATAATTATCCAAGGTTAATTATGTCAAAAATTccatataatattattgaagGTCATCAATTTATAATATGCTagtcttatttaatttattatattagtagtatataaataaaatgaatGTTCGGTCTTATATATATCCAGTCATTGTTGACTGGTCAGTGAGGAGAATATgcattatattttttctttaaggTGATGATTTGGAGTTTGATATGctttccttttttgttttctagtcgctaattttatcttcttttttcttagtcaaacatatataataagtatatatataaaaataatcaatGATATTATttgtacaaatatttttaatcaaattcaattaaattaatataaatccaacaaaataaaaaatatgttcaTGTGTtactgtttttctttttctgtatttttttaacacaaattttttttgttagagtATACAGAAACTTATTAATATGGTATAAAAGTTTTTGTACATAatacaataatttttatatatagcacaaaattaatgatatagtataaaattttttgtacataacacataaaattttgttataaatatattttgttggTTAGGCGAGTTAATATTTTGaatatgtaattttttaaaattttatgtattgtATACCAAAATTTATGTGTTGTGCGTATTTTATTAGTTAGATATTAATATTTTAGATATGTGATCCTTAAAAATATTGtgttgtatataaaaaattttgtattgtGCATATTTTGTTAGTTAGATATTAATATTCTAAATATATAATCTTAAAAAAGATTTATATTATTCACTAAAATTTTTGTGCTATGTATCAAAATTTATGTGTTCGAattttttaaacatatataaaaaaagataaaaaaaaatgaaaatgacacaataataataataataaaagaggacgaaaatagaaaaaagaagaccatcacaataataataaagaaggataaaaaaaaattgaaaaaaaaaagaacggACACGTATGTACGTACGAAGAAAAAGTGCCCCATGACGTTAAACTTGATTAAAAATGTGTCTGGCTATTTAAttctattaataaataataacgtcaaaattatatatatatattaatgacTAGTACTCATAGGTTCACAAAGTAAAATGTCACTTTTGAAGTGGATT includes:
- the LOC130960163 gene encoding uncharacterized protein LOC130960163 yields the protein MPQVDLESLVSACAGGSSDRKVACETIAGDVDTTDWPPPESIWLSGEAEFDWLDRNAVVYERKESTKGSSVFATSNPGSNNNSQRFSKNLMKSKAAIIGLPKSQKSAFADASQSRRIHHNRQGNARLFPKRSASVGKSDSAVVVYEPSSPKVSCIGRVRSNRNRRLRTRQRSISSSTAAGAATSTVTIARQKSCRSGRRKTGFFESLRAIFRSGRRGKPVQKPDPSSEDSSTKKKKNKRSNSRKSRGDSSNKAIQNDESFNESVSIEPPGLGSLNRFASGRRSESWRVVGDSEIHVAQ